The following coding sequences lie in one Gammaproteobacteria bacterium genomic window:
- a CDS encoding LemA family protein, whose product MLSHPVRKLTALAAVFSCTLLLAGCGINAIPAQKQGVEAAWSQVLNEYQRRTDLIPNLVATVKAYAAHESSTLEAVTDARAKVTQTQIPANILTNPQAFHQFEQNQATLSGALSRLMVVTENYPNLKANQNFLVLQAQLEGTENRIAVARRDYILAVQQYDTTLTTIPGRWYHSMFYSTYQPVQNFTISEQAQQAPKVNFSGTP is encoded by the coding sequence ATGTTGAGTCATCCCGTACGCAAGTTGACCGCCTTGGCGGCTGTGTTTAGTTGTACGCTGCTGCTGGCCGGTTGCGGCATCAATGCCATTCCGGCCCAGAAGCAGGGCGTGGAGGCCGCCTGGAGCCAGGTGCTGAACGAATACCAGCGGCGCACCGATCTGATTCCCAACCTCGTGGCCACCGTGAAAGCCTATGCGGCGCACGAATCGAGCACGCTGGAAGCGGTCACCGATGCGCGCGCCAAGGTCACGCAGACGCAGATTCCCGCCAACATCCTCACCAATCCGCAGGCCTTCCACCAGTTCGAGCAGAACCAGGCGACGCTGAGCGGTGCGCTCTCGCGCCTCATGGTGGTCACGGAAAATTACCCGAACCTCAAGGCCAACCAGAACTTCCTGGTGTTGCAGGCGCAGCTCGAAGGCACGGAGAACCGCATCGCGGTGGCGCGGCGCGATTACATCCTGGCGGTGCAGCAGTACGACACTACGCTCACCACCATACCCGGACGCTGGTACCACTCGATGTTCTACAGCACCTACCAGCCGGTGCAGAACTTCACGATCTCGGAGCAGGCGCAGCAGGCGCCCAAGGTCAACTTCTCCGGCACGCCGTAA
- a CDS encoding TPM domain-containing protein — MRGKPGAFKPATHGLAALLMVLAGSCATPVFAASNPLNAGMPPFPPLSGPVVDTAHLLSPAVFNSLSQQLAGYAQSTGTQLVVVTVPTLNGYPIEYWGYQLGRHWGIGEKGKNTGALLIVDVGEKQMRIEVGYGLEGTLTDAQSFEIIHNIIAPRFQQGDYSGGITAGVQAILGVLGHKQQAVQQQQVRNRSGTGLLLLLIIAFALIPLIRAIFYRGGGGPGAPGMHGSGMGWLGWMALGMLGGSLGRGGFGGGFGGGGFGGFSGGGGSFGGGGASGGW, encoded by the coding sequence GTGAGGGGTAAACCGGGAGCATTCAAGCCTGCAACGCATGGCTTGGCCGCGCTGCTGATGGTGCTGGCTGGGTCATGCGCGACGCCCGTATTCGCGGCGAGCAATCCTCTCAATGCCGGCATGCCGCCGTTCCCGCCGTTGAGCGGTCCGGTGGTGGACACGGCGCACCTGTTGTCACCTGCGGTCTTCAATTCACTCTCACAGCAGCTCGCGGGCTACGCGCAGAGCACTGGCACCCAGCTGGTGGTGGTGACGGTGCCGACGCTCAACGGCTATCCCATCGAATACTGGGGTTATCAGCTCGGCCGTCACTGGGGCATTGGTGAGAAGGGCAAGAACACCGGCGCGCTGCTGATCGTGGACGTGGGCGAGAAGCAGATGCGCATCGAGGTGGGTTACGGCCTCGAAGGTACGCTCACCGACGCGCAGAGTTTCGAGATCATCCACAACATCATCGCGCCGCGTTTCCAGCAGGGCGATTATTCAGGCGGCATTACGGCAGGTGTGCAGGCGATTCTCGGCGTGCTTGGCCACAAGCAGCAGGCTGTGCAACAGCAGCAGGTGCGCAATCGTTCGGGTACCGGCTTGCTGCTTTTGTTGATCATTGCGTTTGCACTCATTCCGCTGATCCGCGCGATTTTCTACCGCGGTGGCGGCGGGCCGGGCGCTCCCGGCATGCACGGCAGCGGCATGGGCTGGCTCGGCTGGATGGCCTTGGGCATGCTGGGCGGGAGTCTCGGACGCGGCGGATTTGGTGGCGGCTTCGGAGGCGGGGGCTTTGGCGGATTTTCCGGCGGCGGCGGCTCGTTCGGCGGCGGCGGCGCTTCTGGAGGATGGTAG
- a CDS encoding TPM domain-containing protein: MIEFSDSDKARITAAIHTAEKNTSGEFVAVVARISDHYVFLPLLWAAMAALILPGILYLVSAPLAWIHIYQIQLLLFVVLALLFLFAPELHLRLVPRWVKHSRARRLAHAQFYEQGVHMTREHSGVLFFVSLAEHYVEIVADKGIHEKIGAAHWRGIVQAFVTDVKAGRVVDGFVAAIGACGTAMAKHYPPEPGNPEELSDGLIEI; this comes from the coding sequence ATGATCGAGTTTTCTGACTCCGACAAAGCCCGCATTACCGCCGCCATTCATACGGCGGAGAAAAACACCAGCGGCGAATTCGTGGCGGTGGTAGCGCGCATCAGCGACCACTATGTGTTTCTGCCGCTGCTGTGGGCCGCGATGGCCGCGCTGATTCTGCCGGGCATCCTGTATCTGGTTTCCGCGCCGCTCGCCTGGATACACATCTATCAGATCCAGTTATTGTTGTTCGTCGTGTTGGCACTGCTGTTTTTGTTCGCGCCGGAACTGCACCTGCGCCTGGTGCCGCGCTGGGTGAAGCACTCACGCGCCCGCCGCCTTGCGCACGCCCAATTCTATGAACAGGGCGTGCACATGACGCGTGAGCACTCAGGCGTGCTGTTCTTCGTGTCGCTGGCGGAGCATTACGTGGAAATCGTGGCGGACAAGGGCATCCACGAAAAAATCGGCGCAGCGCACTGGCGGGGCATCGTCCAGGCGTTCGTGACAGATGTGAAGGCCGGACGCGTGGTGGACGGCTTCGTGGCTGCAATCGGCGCCTGCGGCACCGCCATGGCCAAGCACTACCCGCCCGAGCCCGGTAATCCCGAGGAACTGTCCGACGGCTTGATAGAGATTTGA
- a CDS encoding OmpA family protein has protein sequence MNTCRPLIFTSVIALAACTALGACTTLNPYTGQQQTSGLAKGAAIGAVGGAVAGALIGGGSARKRALIGAGVGALTGAGIGYYMDVQEAKLRQQLQGTGVSVTRNGNDIVLNMPGNITFQTNSSQLNPAFTNVLHSVTLVLKEYNKTLIDVDGFTDSTGSPQYNVMLSQLRAQAVASNLEAQGILPARIAVQGFGEANPIASNATPEGRAQNRRVELHLAPLTAN, from the coding sequence ATGAACACATGCCGCCCGCTGATTTTCACGAGCGTCATCGCGCTCGCCGCTTGCACGGCGCTCGGCGCCTGCACCACCCTCAACCCCTACACCGGTCAGCAGCAGACCAGCGGCCTCGCCAAGGGCGCCGCCATCGGTGCGGTCGGCGGCGCGGTGGCCGGCGCGCTCATCGGCGGTGGCAGCGCCCGCAAGCGCGCACTCATCGGCGCCGGCGTCGGCGCGCTCACCGGCGCGGGCATCGGCTACTACATGGACGTGCAGGAAGCGAAACTGCGCCAGCAGTTGCAGGGCACCGGCGTATCGGTGACGCGCAACGGCAACGACATCGTGCTCAACATGCCGGGCAACATCACCTTCCAGACCAACAGCTCCCAGCTCAATCCCGCGTTCACCAACGTGCTGCATTCCGTAACGCTGGTGCTCAAGGAATACAACAAGACGCTGATCGACGTGGACGGTTTCACCGACAGCACCGGCTCCCCGCAGTACAACGTCATGCTGTCGCAACTGCGCGCCCAGGCGGTGGCCAGCAATCTCGAAGCCCAGGGCATCCTGCCGGCGCGCATCGCGGTGCAGGGATTCGGCGAGGCCAACCCCATCGCCAGCAATGCCACGCCCGAAGGCCGCGCGCAGAATCGGCGCGTAGAATTGCATCTCGCGCCGTTGACGGCGAATTGA
- a CDS encoding DUF4442 domain-containing protein — MGLLQFIAKLRFLPEARRLELYPPFFKMRIKVLEVRDDWRHVRVKLPLTAFSRNLSGDMFGGWQAALADPIAALACARVFPGYAVFTRAMSIDFEKPGRTDLELRFDMQPEQEAAIAAELAANGRATPTFEYGYFLAGGVQCTRIVNTVAIRPRGYAKTSTEQVDLNRARQ, encoded by the coding sequence ATGGGCCTGCTGCAATTCATCGCCAAACTCAGATTTCTGCCGGAAGCCCGGCGGCTGGAGCTGTATCCGCCATTCTTCAAGATGCGCATCAAGGTGCTGGAAGTGCGCGACGACTGGCGGCACGTGCGTGTCAAACTGCCGCTCACCGCGTTCTCGCGCAATCTTTCCGGCGACATGTTCGGCGGTTGGCAGGCGGCGCTCGCCGATCCGATTGCGGCGCTGGCCTGCGCGCGCGTGTTCCCCGGTTATGCCGTATTCACGCGCGCCATGAGCATTGACTTTGAAAAGCCGGGACGCACGGATCTGGAACTGCGCTTCGACATGCAGCCGGAACAGGAAGCCGCCATCGCCGCGGAACTCGCGGCCAACGGCCGCGCCACACCCACTTTCGAGTACGGCTATTTTCTCGCCGGCGGCGTGCAGTGCACGCGCATCGTCAATACGGTCGCCATCCGCCCGCGCGGTTATGCGAAGACCAGCACGGAACAGGTGGACCTCAACAGGGCGCGCCAATAG